The window CACTATCAATACTGATTATTTAGAATTGATCACAAATTATAGTAAAATGCATTATCACTACGTCATTATGCATATACCTTATTTTATGTTTTCAACTTTAGCTTTTTTAAAAGGGCAGGCTCAAAAAACAATTTGTGTGAGTGATTATAGCCTTCAATCTTTGCGTGATTTAATAAGACTCAAAGAATTGGACCTTAATTTTCAAATAGTCCAGAATCAATTTGCGCCTGAATTTATTGCACCTTTTTTATTTAAAAAAAAGCTGAACCACTCAATCGATTTTGATATCTTCATGAATCCGTATAAAGCTGAAGAAGAATTTTGGCATAAATCTATAAAAATACCAAAAGCACTTCACCCGTTAATAGATGATATTGGTGGTTGGGGGTCAGCACGTACTAAAACATCTTGGTTTCGAAAGAAAAGTGCATGAAAAAATTTTTTGGCAAGAAGAAAATTGTTAAGGATGATACATTTCACGAATTTGATTCTAAAAAATTAATTGTCAAAGAATCACATGATACGATCACATATAATAATTTCTTATCAGAAGAAATTATCGAGATTTTAACGCAAAGAATAAAAGAAGAATTAGACCTTCAAGATTTATCCCTACATGATGATACTCATATTAAAAACTTATTTCATACACTGATTCATAAAATTGCCAATGATGAAAAATTATTCTTAAGTCAAAAACAAGAAGATTTTTATGCGGATTATTTAATTCATGACATGCTTGGCTTTGGGCCGCTTGAAACCCTACTTAAAGACGATAAAATTACAGATATTTTCGTGAATGGTCCTTTTGATGTGTTAATTGAAAAAGAAGGTCAGATTCAAAAAACACCCTTATATTTTCGTGATGAAAAACATTTGCTTCAAATTGCACAACGTATTGCTAATCGCATGGGTAGACGTGTTGATGCATCGAAACCTATGGTTGATGCACGTCTTGACGATGATAGTCGCGTGAACATTATTTTACCGCCTTTGAGTCTGTCAGGTATCGTTTTATCTATCCGTAAATTTCGAAAATCTGGGATTTCTTTGGATAAAATGGTTGAAAAGGGAAGTTTATCCCCTAAAATAGAAGAATTTTTAAAATTACTCATTCAATCACGCCTTAATATTTTAATTTCTGGCGGTACGGGTGCTGGCAAAACGACTTTAATGAACGCACTTTCAGCCTATATTTCACCGAATGAACGCATTATTACAATTGAGGATACCGCAGAATTAAGGCTAATGCAGCCGCATGTCATTCGCTTAGAAGCACGCCCACCTAATCTTGAAAGCCAAGGCGAGATCACAATTCGGGATCTTGTCCGTAATGCGTTACGCATGCGTCCTGATCGTATCATTATTGGTGAAGTTCGTGGCCCAGAGGTCATTGATATGCTGCAAGCACTTAATACCGGCCATCAAGGATCGATGTCAACCATTCATGCAAACGAACCTAAAGAAGCGCTCGCACGACTTGAAAACATGGCCTATTTAGCAGGATTATCAAGCCAAAGTTTTGTGCTTAAAGATCTGATTAAGGGAGCCATTGATATCATTGTTCATTTAGAACGTATGCAAGATGGTGTGCGTCGCGTTACAGCTATTTCAGAAATCTTAAGTACAGATGATCAACATATTCTTATTCAGGATCTTTTTAGATTAAATATTCAAGAGGGTAGCTATATTCAGCTTTGTGATAGGCCTTCCTTTTTAGTGAAGGCTGAAAAAATGAAAATTCAAGATGAAGTCAATTGTGCTGATGAAATTCTAAATTTGTTAAGTTCAGTGTAATTTATATGAATAATATTCAATTCATTATTATCGGCACATTATTAATTTTTATACTATTAAATTTATGTTATTTTTTGATTGCACAAAAAAGAAGAAATCTACAGATTGAAGATTTGCTTAATTTCAAAAAAAATAAAAAAACAAAACTGAATTTAAATTCTCTTTATTTATGTATTATCATTGGATCTTATTTTATATCTCTTTATTTGTTTCTAATATTATTTGCCTTATATATCCTTAAGAAGTCATACCTATATTATGTAAAACAACGAAATTTTAAATTTTTTGAAACAAATTTTATGAATAATTTAGAACAATTAGCGCGTCTTCTAAGTGCAGGACTTCCTATGTCTAAGGCTTTAGAGATTCTCTCACAACATCCAAGCTGTTTTGGTCAAGAAATAGGCCGTATATTGAAAGAAATCGCTATAGGAAAAGACATTACATTAGCGTTCAAAGAATCAAGTATTTTATATCCGCTTCAATCCTACCAATATTTCACAACGATTCTTTCCTTGCAATATGAAACAGGCACAAGCATCAAAGAAATGCTTGAAAATCTTTATGCTCTTTTACGCGAAAAGAAAAAATTAGCACAGAAAGCAAAAGCCTTATCTGCGGAAGCACGTTTTTCAATATATCTTATTGGATTTTTACCTGTTGGATTATTTTTAGCGTTGTGGATATTGAACCCAAATTACATTGCGGATTTTTTAAAAAATCCAAACGCGTCTTTAGTGTTATTGATGGCTTTTGGCTTTTGGGGGATAGGTTTTTTTTGGATGTTTCAATTAACGCGGTTTAAACATGGATAATTTTATTATTTTCAGTATTATTTTTAGTCTGTTGTGCGTTACATATTTTGTTATACAAAAAATTAAATTAATACAACTCATTAACCAATCCCTTGGATTTGCATCACCTGACAAAAAATTCTTAAAAGCTTTTAATAAAAATAGTCAAAATTATTACAAAAATATAATGCCATTTAAGTATTATAATAATATACAAAAAATAATGTTAGGACATTTAATCGGCACATTAATTATATTCATAATAGGATTATTAATATCTGAAAAAATCGCTTTCGCCATTGCATTAAGTTTTTTCTATTGCATTCTTTATATATTATTTTTGAAATCTTTAAAAAATAAAGAAACACAAAATATTAATCAAAAATTGCCTGATTTTTTAGATCTTTTATGTTTATTTTTAAAAGCAGGTATTTCAATGCCTCAAACAATAGAAAAAATACTTTCTTTTTTTGAACAATCTTCACCCGAATTTACTAACTTCTTAAAAGAAATCCTGAATGAACTTAAAAAAGGAGAAAGCTTTGTCACAGCTTTTGACCTGAGTGCTCAAAAATTACCGCAAACAAAACTTAAAACATTATCAATTTATTTTGTACAAGCAGAAACTTTTGGTACACCCCTTACGCAAATTTTTCAAATATTAGCGCAAGATATGCGTAGTGATGCGATGGTTTTGATTGAAGAAAAAGCACAAAA of the Alphaproteobacteria bacterium genome contains:
- a CDS encoding CpaF family protein; translation: MKKFFGKKKIVKDDTFHEFDSKKLIVKESHDTITYNNFLSEEIIEILTQRIKEELDLQDLSLHDDTHIKNLFHTLIHKIANDEKLFLSQKQEDFYADYLIHDMLGFGPLETLLKDDKITDIFVNGPFDVLIEKEGQIQKTPLYFRDEKHLLQIAQRIANRMGRRVDASKPMVDARLDDDSRVNIILPPLSLSGIVLSIRKFRKSGISLDKMVEKGSLSPKIEEFLKLLIQSRLNILISGGTGAGKTTLMNALSAYISPNERIITIEDTAELRLMQPHVIRLEARPPNLESQGEITIRDLVRNALRMRPDRIIIGEVRGPEVIDMLQALNTGHQGSMSTIHANEPKEALARLENMAYLAGLSSQSFVLKDLIKGAIDIIVHLERMQDGVRRVTAISEILSTDDQHILIQDLFRLNIQEGSYIQLCDRPSFLVKAEKMKIQDEVNCADEILNLLSSV
- a CDS encoding type II secretion system F family protein yields the protein MNNIQFIIIGTLLIFILLNLCYFLIAQKRRNLQIEDLLNFKKNKKTKLNLNSLYLCIIIGSYFISLYLFLILFALYILKKSYLYYVKQRNFKFFETNFMNNLEQLARLLSAGLPMSKALEILSQHPSCFGQEIGRILKEIAIGKDITLAFKESSILYPLQSYQYFTTILSLQYETGTSIKEMLENLYALLREKKKLAQKAKALSAEARFSIYLIGFLPVGLFLALWILNPNYIADFLKNPNASLVLLMAFGFWGIGFFWMFQLTRFKHG
- a CDS encoding type II secretion system F family protein, which codes for MDNFIIFSIIFSLLCVTYFVIQKIKLIQLINQSLGFASPDKKFLKAFNKNSQNYYKNIMPFKYYNNIQKIMLGHLIGTLIIFIIGLLISEKIAFAIALSFFYCILYILFLKSLKNKETQNINQKLPDFLDLLCLFLKAGISMPQTIEKILSFFEQSSPEFTNFLKEILNELKKGESFVTAFDLSAQKLPQTKLKTLSIYFVQAETFGTPLTQIFQILAQDMRSDAMVLIEEKAQKLGVLLSLPLILCFLPALLLLIFAPALLKLAETLQQIL